The following DNA comes from Streptomyces globosus.
CCGCTGCGTCGACATGATCAAGGACCGCCTGGGCGCGGTTCCGATCGTCATGCAGCTCCCGATCGGTGCCGAGGCGGACTTCCAGGGCGTTGTCGACCTGGTCCGCATGAAGGCGCTGGTCTGGTCCGCCGAGGCGACCAAGGGCGAGATGTACGACGTCGTCGACATCCCCGACACGCACACCGAGGCCGCCGAAGAGTGGCGCGGCAAGCTGGTCGAGACCGTCGCCGAGAACGACGACGAGATCATGGAGCTCTTCCTCAACGGCGAGGAGCCGACCGAGGAGCAGCTGCACGCCGCCGTGCGCCGCATCATCCTGGGCTCCGGCAAGGGCGAGGGCTCGACGATCACCGCGGTGTTCTGCGGTACCGCGTTCAAGAACAAGGGTGTCCAGCCCCTGCTCGACGCGGTCGTCCGCTACCTCCCGTCGCCGCTCGACATCGAGGCCATCGAGGGCCACGACGTCAAGGACGCCGAGACCGTCGTGAAGCGCAAGCCGTCGGACGAGGAGCCCCTCGCCGCGCTCGCCTTCAAGATCATGAGCGACCCGCACCTCGGCAAGCTCACCTTCGTCCGGGTTTACTCGGGCCGCCTGGAAGCCGGCACCGCGGTGCTGAACTCCGTCAAGGGCAAGAAGGAGCGCATCGGCAAGATCTACCGCATGCACGCGAACAAGCGTGAGGAGATCGACTCGGTGGGCGCCGGCGACATCGTCGCCGTCATGGGCCTGAAGCAGACCACCACCGGTGAGACGCTGTGCGACGAGAAGCAGCCGGTCATCCTGGAGTCCATGGACTTCCCGGCCCCGGTCATCCAGGTCGCCATCGAGCCCAAGTCCAAGGGTGACCAGGAGAAGCTGGGTGTCGCCATCCAGCGTCTCGCGGAGGAGGACCCCTCCTTCCACGTCCACTCGGACGAGGAGACGGGCCAGACCATCCTCGGCGGCATGGGCGAGCTGCACCTTGAGGTGCTCGTCGACCGCATGAAGCGCGAGTTCAAGGTCGAGGCCAACGTCGGCAAGCCGCAGGTCGCGTACCGCGAGACCATCCGCAAGGCGGTCGAGCGCCACGACTACACGCACAAGAAGCAGACCGGTGGTACCGGTCAGTTCGCCAAGGTGCAGATCGCGATCGAGCCGATCACCGAGACCGACGGTCCGGCGTACGAGTTCGTGAACAAGGTCACCGGTGGCCGCGTGCCGAAGGAGTACATCCCTTCGGTCGACGCCGGTGCGCAGGAGGCCATGCAGTTCGGCATCCTGGCCGGCTACGAGATGACGGGCGTCCGCGTCACGCTTCTCGACGGTGCCTTCCACGAGGTCGACTCCTCCGAGCTCGCGTTCAAGATCGCCGGTTCACAGGCCTTCAAGGAGGCCGCGCGCAAGGCGTCCCCCGTGCTCCTCGAGCCGATGATGGCCGTTGAGGTCACCACGCCCGAGGACTACATGGGCGACGTCATCGGCGACATCAACTCCCGCCGTGGCCAGATCCAGGCCATGGAGGAGCGTCACGGCGCCCGCGTCGTGAAGGGCCTCGTGCCGCTGTCGGAGATGTTCGGCTACGTCGGAGACCTCCGCAGCAAGACCTCGGGTCGCGCCAGCTACTCGATGCAGTTCGACTCCTACGCCGAGGTTCCGCGGAACGTCGCCGAGGAGATCATCGCGAAGGCCAAGGGCGAGTAACTCTCCCGAGTACACGCTTTAGGCTTGTCACCGGAACCTCCGGGGCAGCAGGAGATTCTTCCGAAAAACCTGTTGCCCCGGGGACCGGCTTTCCAGCAAAGATCACCTGGCGCCGATGAGTAAGGCGTACAGAACCACTCTCCAGGAGGACCCCCGTGGCGAAGGCGAAGTTCGAGCGGACTAAGCCGCACGTCAACATCGGCACCATCGGTCACATTGACCACGGTAAGACGACCCTCACGGCCGCCATTACCAAGGTGCTGCACGACGCGTACCCGGACCTGAACGAGGCCTCGGCCTTCGACCAGATCGACAAGGCTCCCGAGGAGCGCCAGCGCGGTATCACCATCTCCATCGCGCACG
Coding sequences within:
- the fusA gene encoding elongation factor G; translated protein: MATTSLDLAKVRNIGIMAHIDAGKTTTTERILFYTGVSYKIGEVHDGAATMDWMEQEQERGITITSAATTCHWPLEDVDHTINIIDTPGHVDFTVEVERSLRVLDGAVTVFDGVAGVEPQSETVWRQADRYGVPRICFVNKLDRTGAEFHRCVDMIKDRLGAVPIVMQLPIGAEADFQGVVDLVRMKALVWSAEATKGEMYDVVDIPDTHTEAAEEWRGKLVETVAENDDEIMELFLNGEEPTEEQLHAAVRRIILGSGKGEGSTITAVFCGTAFKNKGVQPLLDAVVRYLPSPLDIEAIEGHDVKDAETVVKRKPSDEEPLAALAFKIMSDPHLGKLTFVRVYSGRLEAGTAVLNSVKGKKERIGKIYRMHANKREEIDSVGAGDIVAVMGLKQTTTGETLCDEKQPVILESMDFPAPVIQVAIEPKSKGDQEKLGVAIQRLAEEDPSFHVHSDEETGQTILGGMGELHLEVLVDRMKREFKVEANVGKPQVAYRETIRKAVERHDYTHKKQTGGTGQFAKVQIAIEPITETDGPAYEFVNKVTGGRVPKEYIPSVDAGAQEAMQFGILAGYEMTGVRVTLLDGAFHEVDSSELAFKIAGSQAFKEAARKASPVLLEPMMAVEVTTPEDYMGDVIGDINSRRGQIQAMEERHGARVVKGLVPLSEMFGYVGDLRSKTSGRASYSMQFDSYAEVPRNVAEEIIAKAKGE